In a single window of the Candidatus Binatus sp. genome:
- the hrcA gene encoding heat-inducible transcriptional repressor HrcA, with product MTQESESNTLSNRQHALILAAVQEFISTAEPVGSAQIVARHQLGVRAAMVRNMMAELEDGGYLRQPHTSAGRVPTEKAFRYYVDHLATATRIGFEDRAQIELHYSTAVRNLGEVLRDTPRLLSILTGQAALVMAPRLEASILERVNFVRLRDKQVLAVFVAAKGAMQNRIVDAERDHSQDELDRMARYLNESLEGRTLDEARRWIEAQLRQERANYDRFMHDALALGEAIADYAGRPELYVEGSLQALEQPEFSDRGKMRELLRALDDKTALLELLERSLTHAGLTVSIGSENYDPRLSSLSVVAASYASGSSALGSLAIVGPVRMDYDRVIPLVEYTARALSRLMEY from the coding sequence ATGACGCAGGAATCTGAAAGCAACACGCTCTCGAACCGGCAGCACGCGTTGATCCTCGCGGCGGTGCAGGAGTTCATCTCGACCGCCGAGCCTGTAGGTTCGGCGCAGATTGTCGCGCGCCATCAGTTGGGCGTGCGCGCCGCGATGGTGCGCAACATGATGGCCGAGCTGGAAGACGGCGGTTACCTGCGTCAGCCGCACACCTCGGCGGGCAGGGTCCCGACCGAGAAAGCGTTTCGCTACTACGTCGATCATCTCGCCACGGCGACCAGGATCGGCTTCGAGGATCGCGCGCAGATTGAGCTGCATTATTCGACCGCGGTGCGCAACCTGGGCGAAGTCCTGCGCGACACGCCGCGGCTGCTCTCGATCCTGACGGGACAGGCGGCGCTGGTGATGGCGCCGCGGCTGGAGGCCTCGATCCTCGAGCGCGTCAACTTCGTGCGCCTGCGCGACAAACAAGTGCTGGCGGTCTTCGTCGCCGCCAAAGGCGCGATGCAAAACCGGATTGTCGATGCCGAGCGCGACCATTCGCAGGACGAACTCGATCGCATGGCGCGCTACCTCAACGAGTCGCTCGAAGGACGCACGCTCGACGAGGCGCGCCGGTGGATCGAGGCGCAACTGCGCCAGGAGCGGGCCAACTACGATCGCTTCATGCACGACGCGCTCGCCCTGGGCGAGGCGATCGCGGACTACGCCGGGCGTCCGGAGCTTTACGTCGAGGGCAGCCTGCAGGCGCTGGAGCAGCCGGAGTTCTCGGATCGCGGCAAGATGCGCGAGCTGTTGCGCGCGCTCGACGATAAAACCGCGCTGCTCGAATTGCTCGAGCGCAGCCTGACCCACGCCGGGCTGACGGTGTCGATCGGCTCGGAGAACTACGACCCGCGCCTGTCGTCGTTGAGCGTGGTTGCGGCGTCGTACGCCAGTGGTTCGAGCGCGCTGGGCAGCCTGGCGATCGTGGGTCCGGTGCGGATGGACTACGACCGGGTGATACCGCTGGTCGAGTACACTGCGCGCGCATTGTCGCGCTTGATGGAGTACTGA